CTATAGTGATGTGaagtgtcagtgtgtgtagtAAGACCACACTCAGGCATGATAGTAGTAAAACATGTTGTATGTCTTTAAATCTCCCAGTTTGACAATTTTGGACTCAACAACATTAAATGTTAGTACTCTATAGATGCTATATTTAAGTTACTCTCTTCTTAAATAGCTTTTCACTGAATGAATCATTGTAGTTTGTCATATGTATGATCAACATAGTACCCTGTAGGTAAAGAAGAAAGGGATTGCCCCTTTTTTCTGGCTGATTGTTAACTGCTTAGTGTGTCAGGTAGAATTTCCTTTAGCCACTTCTATCAGAACATCTTGGTTAAGGAAGGTCACATTGTGGGATTTAGCTTTTTGTTTATCAGTCTTTACGTAACTATGCTATAGTAGAGATAATCCATACCAAAAttagttcatattttatttatttattactggtggaagttttctttaaaacccTGCATTTGTCCATTCAATGTAAAAGTTGTTTACTTataagttgtgtttttttttgtaaagtttGCTTTGCAATAAGCAAAAAGGAGTTTGACTATCGGAGGTGTGATTTAACATTAATCTTCAGTTTTTCTCGTTAGGCAGGTTAATTGCAGGTTGCGGTTGTGTTATGACAGGTGAAGAGAAGTCATAGCCCTTGTATAATTTGTACAGCTACGTAAGTGAATGAAAACGTTGTATGTTCACAGTTTAAGTCAGTTGATCTTGTAATGATACTACTGAAACCATAGATGAGAATAAGCTTGCCTGTGTTTCCCAAACCACTGAAGGTTTCCTACCAGCATTTAGCAGACTTAGAATGGTGTATACTGTAGTTAATCAAATCACATTTGTACGTACGTCCTCTGTCAAATTCTGGACTTCTTTGTTGGTCTGTCCCCTTCTCGGCGAAATATAAACAATGTTATTGAGATTTTAATTGCTGCATTATTGCCTTTTACAATGCTGTGTTTTGGATGTAattattctgtattttttatttctatgtaaTAATCAGTTGGATCAAGGGTCATGCTTTTCACctgtaatgtaaatgtagaaGCTTGTATGAGAAAACATTGACAAGTTTATAACATTCAGAAATGTGAAGTATAGACAGACATAATGGCCTCTGCCTAATTGACAAGGAGTGGCACTAAGCACAAGTAGAACCAAATTACtcaatttgtgtacaggttGCTAAATGTTAGACATtgattctgtctgtctgatttcAATTATACCGCATTGATTCTAGGGATGTTGATAGCACCATTGAGAGAGCTGTtcttcattttcattcagaCCTTTAACCAAAGACATGCTCCACAAATAAGCAGACAGTCATTCCTATTTGGCAAAGATGTTCTCTGTTGTGTAACTGTATTTGCAAGCAATCTGAGAAATGAAAACTAGTCAAGCTAATTAATAgtgtaataaaaatgaatgacccATAAAATACTGTGTCTGTGCTTATTGAATTACTTCTTCACAGATTTGCAgatgttcattcattcatctcaCAGAGTCAACATGCAGGAGATTGAAAACTAATTATGATGTAACCTGTGTGATGAACCCTATGATGTAAAAGCCCCAGTCAAGAGGAGGGAAACTGTCTGACTAACCCATTCtggaaaatcttttttttttcttttcttgaatCTCCTCAGTTGAATTTTTTGGAAAAAGAAACCTAAAGTGCACTTAGAATATATTAGAATTTGTTTGTTTGCCTTTGCACATTGCAATCTAAATTACAATTAGCAATTGGTTTCATCACTAAAAGCCAAAACAAGTTCCACGTTTTTAAGGTATGATTTGATGTTTACGTCTGAAATACAAGTCctgcttttttgtgtgttcGACATTGACGTAATATAATACATTTGATAGCAAAACTTTCTACAAGATAAAATCGTAATCAAGATAAAGGTCAGGTGTAAGATAAGGTTTTCTCTCAGTTCTCAGTATGGAGTTTCAGTGACTCCTTAAGCCACAGTGTCACTTCTGTGAGGCCAAAATTAAAGTTCACTTCCTATGTCAGGAGAGATACATATGATACATATCACCTCAGTGCTCttaacaatgtaaaataaactacagtatatAGGCTTTATgcttcaatgagtttccttcaGTTTTAATGGCCATATTAAGTTGTGTTTATGAGGGGCCGGGGATATAACATTTAACTTACATTAGAATTCTATAAACAATGGTACTGTACAGAGAAAACTGACCAACACCAGAGACATACAGTGTAGCACTTCTAACTACCCATGATAATCTCAAAATCATTGTAACATTGTTAGTAGCTGATGAGTATTTTCCTTTGAACTTAATGTAGTGCAATGAGTAatgatatacagtactgtagcTGTGGGGCTTCATTTCTAAGCAAATGACTGCTTTAATCAAATCTAATTCCTGTACTTTATGCTGTGATAACAAAAATCAACTGATTAGCTGCCTTGACACAGTTCCCAAGCAGCAATTCACCTGACTGTCACTACGTGGGTAGGCCTCACACTTCCTTCACCCACAAATTACAACGAAACATCAAGACCCAGCCCCTAGCCCTGCACAGGATCACTTCTTCCAAACCACAACACTGACGGGTAGTCCTGCTTACCCAGATTACTGTGAAAAGGCTCTGTGGCTGTACAGTGACAGTTTGTCATTGATGCCTCAGCGCACATCAGTCATTTTGGTAGTGGTTCCTCTGAAGTCGACTGCTACCTATACTGCCACTGTGGTAATGTAAGACGACTCATATTAACCATGACTTTTATCACATTACAGTCTGAGTGTGCATTGTGTTTAGTTCACTAACACTTTGATTCATTCAACAAAAGAACAATATGAAACCCCTTAGTATGCAGGGATTAAAACGCTTGGTAGATAGATCAAAGGTGTGTTGCTTACTTGATGAATAAAAAGATAAACATTGCTAACATCATATAAGATGCGTGGGTTCTGAGGGACACACTAGTGCAGAATGAGTGAAGAATCTGCATAGACTAGCATTTACCTCAGAGACCCCACACAGACACCTCAGTGAGTCAGCATTGATGCTGGGTCTGATGGTTATTGTTAAACTGACAGTGAGGGGATAGCAGATGCTGAGGAGTGTGGTGTGGGGGACTAACAGTCTTGCTATTACTGGAAGGTGAAGCCCTCAGCTCTAGCTGTATCCTTTCCATATGGTGCTAGATGACATTTAAGTGTTGGTATAATGCTAATTTCTCTGACAGGAATAGATGAGATCACACTGGTTTGTAGCAATACTTGATGATAACTGCTCACACAGAAAAAAGGTATGCACAGAAGCCCCCCAAatgtcagtacacacacacacacacacacacgcacacacacacacacacacacacacacacacacacacacacacacacacacacacacacacatacacacacacactggaaggTCAGTAATATATAGCCGTTGGAAGGAAAGCACATCTTCTGAAAATAGAATCATAACTTGACAAATGTCACCTAAAGTCAACAAGTCAAACCTGTGAACACAGCAATTACAAGGAAATCACCTTATGTTTAACACTACACAATGCACACACTAACACTTCACACATGTCCCTTGACCACAAAAGATATAAGTGGAAAGGACATTACTCTATGTGTGTTTAAATGATACATTTGGAATTTAGTTCTTAGTTCTTTAGTATTTGGGGGCATGCTTTGCAGTCGCTCAGAACGCCAGATATTTTCTTCTATGTTCAATTGTGTAAGGTTTGGCACGCAAGAAAATTCTGAAACAAGTCCATATGTTTGCTTACACTATGCTCATGACATAGAAACATCACTACACAGGACAAATGGAGGGCAGCATgccaaatttaatttaatttattttacatcaTATATGTTTCCATATATTACATGCATACATCATGACCAAAACAACTCTGGAAATTAGATGGTACTGTATGTAACATTACAACATCTCTTCCCGAGCACACTCATATATCACTTCAAGTCATAAATCTGCAGTTACTGTAATTAGACCTACACATAATGCTGTAGATCAGAACTTCTGATGACAAGCATAATCAATATTAGATCACTTTCCAATGACGCATTACTAACTAGTGGCCCGATTAAAGAGCATAATGTTGAGGAATGTACAGTTAGTGAGAACTGTATATGCCAAAATATTATTACCTCCTGATGAATTCTGTTTGCCTGATATTAGACAGAATTGTCAACTCATTACATTCAGTTTCCATATTCAGCCTGACATTACCTCCACTCTAACCGATTTCCGTGGGGGAGGAGGATTTGATTTTCCCCAACTAATGATAAGAGACCAACGTATCCGCCTGAATCTAATGTCATTTTAAGCCAGGGCTTTAAAGAGTGGAGTGAAgcaaagtaaaaacaaactacaatgTTGGGCGATAAAGAGAGGGTTAGGGATGTGTTTCATCTAGAGTCTTTTTATCAGCTGGGAAGCAAAAGAACGAGCAAGACCCATAGCTTGTGTGAGAACATCCCAGTAGAGAACACAGGCATCATAGCTTCAGCGAAACGTCACTCACGCAACCTTTGGCTGTGCAGTCTTTCTTATTACGCCTATTACTTCAACAGTTTTACAACAAACTGGGAATTTCTCTTTATTATTATCTTTCAAATTGACAGAcaatgtgtaattcatggcacAATTTCACGGGAtcaaaaatgtacagtatttgtctcTCGTCTTGACTACCATTCAtatttcggtaacactttacaataaggtacacaaaaaataggttactgtttttgaaagggtagttactgtttttcagaagggtagttaccctttttcagaagggtaacgaatgattagttaccctttttcagaagggtagttacccagggtagttaccctttttcaaaagcttACGCTCCCAATTAATTAGATTTAATTGCAGGAATACTGCCATCTGCTCCCCAGTTGCAATTTACCATCAACAATCTATCCCAGCTGTTGAAAAGGAAAGAGTGGAGAGCACTTAGtttgttatttagtttttgtttcagtttgtaatcaaaatttttctttctttttacacTTACAGCATGTCTGATTGTGCTCAATGCATCTCTCTTAATTATGTCTTTTTCTATTGGGGTTGTCTTTGGAGATCCTTGTTTGCTTTAAAGTTCCGTGATTGTCTgctgccttttttatttattgttttgtaaTGGGGTAGCCTTTTGGCCCCTTGGGGCCGAAAAACTTTACAACAACCTGCATAGCACAGACTCTACAGCCAACATTCACTCTCCTTTAGCtatgttttggtctccaccaactctcaGAAGTATCTTGCTCTTGAGCTGCTGAATGCTCCACTACAGTATGTACACCAACAATGTGCTAACTTTGTCAGCTGCAttttacaaatacattttgaaaatcatTGTATAAATATTCACATATTATATCAAAGTATATTATATTCAAATGATTCTTGCATTTCAAATGCAAcaactgaaaaacaaacaaaaatagtgTGTCCTTCTAAAATGTGTATGCATGCAGAGTTTTAATAATACtgtataatacaataataaataggCTGCTAATAAAAGCTTAAAACATAGCTTATTAGTTTTGAATGGCCAAATAAAGCTTTAAAAGGCAAACAGGAGTAATAATGTACTCATTACTCAACCATCGAAGTCTGCTAAACTGACCAGCTCTCTACAGTTTTCACACAGACATCTGATATATATCGAAAGGACAAAgcagatatttttattttaagggtGCAGGTTTCAGTTAGGCCTAGGTCTGCATAACAGTACCACTGGGCTTTtgtctgtatgtttcctgtcaCAGATCAGTGTCTTTGAAGTGGTTTTTGTCTCAGCAAAGAACAGCCTATTAACGTAGTGACCAGCAAGTGATGCTGGAGGGGAGGAAATCATGTACAGCATGTACAGGTATACAGCATCAGTAGGGGAAGCAAATACCACTCTAACCACTGTCCCTGTTATGCTCAATTTCTCAATCACACAcgggcgcacacacactcacacacacacacacacacacacacacacacacacacacacacacacacacacacacacacacacacacacacagacacacacacacaatttggtCAGATGTCACCTTTCTAAGTTTCAGAAAATGTGTTACTTCTGTTTATTTTGTGATTTGCATGCAATATCAATATATGTTATGTTTTCTACCCtgtaaaacatttgaaaaaaatgtaatagtaaAACTGCCGTAgcaaaaaaaatgctttaagcaaaatagactttaaaaaacaacaaacaaaaaaaactggttAACATAGGAAAAAGTTAGTCTTTCACAGTCAGTCTTTTATCACAAAAGAACAAACCAATGAGCACCATAATCAATGAACCAATAAGGAAAAGAGATACGTTGAAGAGGAGGGACTGTAAAGGCAAAGGAGGAAACCACCCTGTCCCTCACCAAAACCTATACCCAGACAGACATGTCACTTTGCAAGTCACTTCACAGTCATGATGCGAGGTAGCTTTTCATTCTCCAGGGAGAATTTTCACTAAACACCGGGCGGGTAAGTTTCTCATTCACACACCTTGCTGCTTTTTTTAGTTTCTAAACTTGAAACCACAAGCAGATACACTTTAACGCTGCTCATCTAACCTGTTTTCTGTGATCTACTGTGAACACAACCTAGTGTGCCGCTATTGATCTTCTGTTGCCCGTGGAGGCTTAAAGTTCAGTCTTGTGACTCCAGTTCTTTACATGCGAGATTTGGGGAGGCTGGCTGTAAGTTCATGTCCTGTCAAAGGATGTGTAAACCTGACATATGCATGCAAGGTTTTCCCCTGTGTAAGCATTGAGATAGTACTGTGACTGCAAGAAGCTCAAAGACCTGCAAACTATGTCACAACTCTGCAAGAGTGCATTGTAAATTTGAGCAGCATCAGGGGAAATTTGATTATTGCACAAGCCAGTTACAAAATATATTCTAAAGATACAACAGATTTAGACAAAGTTTGCAGGGACGTGAAGCATaataaaacagaatacaatacaGTAAAATAAGTGATGTAAAGGCCAGCGGCCTCGGGAGAAGACCACTACATGCATTACTAACTACGCataattaaaaatatacatGTCAGGTGCATCACATTAATCACATTAATGAAAGTAGGAGTCAGCCACAATATTTGAAAGTTCAATCTAACAAGCAGTTAAAactaaagttgtttttttattggcgAGCCAATCTAATAAACAGTCGCCACTGAAAGACAGCAACATTTCTCTCTGCAAACGAAAAGGATTAAAGGTTTGTATATTAAACAACAACACATTGCACTACTTTAAAGTTTCTGCAGAACATCCTTGTGCATGAAATAGCATGTTGTTAACTCAAGTCGCCTTAAAGTTATTTATCATAAAATACATTGTAGAACACCATATGAATCGACCTGCTAAATTACTATCGCCACAGTGCTGCTGCTATGACTACAGTAATACAATTACACCACTATATATTAATagcattattattttataattatatattcatttttattgatCTTATTATGTAAAAGGAAATTcatgagaaataaaatgactAATGTACAAAATGCATGACTGCATATTTTACAGAATATATTTTAATTGGGCATAAAAGATTAATTAACataatttaataaatgtttgttgTATGTTGTAATATTTCGACAATATACAATATTTTGATCAGGTAGCGCATAGCTTTTGACAGCTGTAAGCGGTCTACTGCTTTATATTCATGTACGCAGACGATACTGTAGGGTTCACTGGGCTGATGCGTGCTTGATTTGTATGATCATTTTCCCTACGTTCTCTCAACTTTGTGCACTCAACATTGCAAATTGTATAActgtaattacttttttaattaataaattaacgCTAAACTGACGCCTAAAGCTTGCTGGCTGACTGGCTCTTATCAGATATAGTAAATCTAAATGACTTTCTACTTCTGATACTGGAGCTACTTCACTGTCACTTTCACTCTCAGCTATACGCTTTTgtgtttaaattttaaataaaatagttaCGAATTTAGTTAATTTGATTAAGAGCAGAGAGAGTGGGTTTTGGAAGGCGCACAAATAAAACTGCatgcacattttaaaagaattCCAGTAATGAGACAACTAAACGTCATTTTGTTTCACATCTACTTTCCATTTACAGTCACCATCAGAGGACCGAATGGGGTTGCAACTTGCTCTGTAATAGCTCACAGTACTTGTGACCTCCACTGCAGAAACCAACCACACACTGTATAATCATAAAAGTTCCATATAGACTTCAGACTGTGTGAAGATGACAACTTCAGGCATCCGGTAGTTTCGACTCACAGCCACAATGTTTTCATCCATGTAATCTCAATTTTATTAAAATTCCAAATATTTCTGTCACATActtacatatttacataaacCCACCCTTGCATTTGATGTTTGTCGTATCTAAATACAGTTATTGTTGTTGACGCTCAAACTTTACTCATGTTTACTCATGCGTACAGTCATTAGTCATGGTTTCATATACTGTTACGGCTTTGTGGCttgagagtgtgtatgtgagcgCCAAATATCAAAGCTTTCACAAAACGGTACATTTCCACACATCAACCAGAAATTCAGACACAATATCAGATACAGTTGTGATTGACATTTGAGAGTCTCCtaaaaacaaattgtatgaATCCTATTGGTTGTCAAGATAGAAATATGTGGGTGGGTTAtttgctttaaaataaaaacccaTAACCATTTTATAAACTATTCTTTAAACTAGTTAAAAATTAAATTCGCCGGGTGCCCGTATAGCTCTGTTAGTAGAGCGCGCACCCATAtaaagaggtttactccttgacgcagtggccccgggtttgactccgacctgcggcccctttgctgcatgtcattctaccctttcatgtcttcagctttcctgtcaaaataatggccgaaaatgctaaaaaaaaaaaaatgtatttcactgtTACACCGTCTCGTCGTAATataaacaaataatgaaatcaCTTTGGGTACATTCTGCCCCCTCAACTCTCATTACAGGTAATGTTGTTTGGAaagaattgaaaaataaaactgtacGAACCACAGATAAACATATTATCTGCTAATCACTCGCCAATCCCTGCTGTTGATTTGCAAAGTGGTTTTCCTGCTTACAATTTAGCATTTCTTGAAATGTCACATACCTCGTAATCACCTGGAAAGTTAGATGTAAAGCTAGATGTAACTAATTTTGACACAGTGTGGGCATAATCTGATGGTATCTCTCTCTGATTGTTTTTGTTCCTTTGACTCTCTCTTCTCAGACGTTTGATAATTTAAATTCGAAAATGATCCGAATCAACAACACCCAATACTTCCACTTCCTGCAGCAGGCAGATGCCTTACGTCGCTCAGGGTCGCTCTGTGATGCCATCATCTCGGTGAAAAGTCAAACTTTCAGGGCTCATCGGCTGGTACTGGCTTGTGCTAGCAGAAGACTTGCGCAGCAGCTAGCCCAGGCAGACATAGACAGCCCAGTCCACTGCACTCTGGAGTATTTATCACCCCACACCTTCCAGCAAGTTCTGGACTTCACCTACACACAGACTCTTGAGGTGTCTGTGCATGACCTGCACCTGCTGCTTACAGCTGCTCAGTTGCTGGAGATGCAGCCGCTGGAGGACCAGTGCAGGAAGCAGCTGGGCAATCTCCACTACAGAGCCAGAGAGGAGGGCAAAACGAGAGAAATCATATGTGTCAAAGACGAAAAAGAAGAAAGTGCCGAGAACGATCAAAAGCAAAAGGAAAGTCCAGTTCAAGAGGAGAAACTAAAAGAGAAGCCTTCCCCAGTGGAGGAGGCAAGCAACTGCATTGTCATGGAAAACCTCTCGCCCTCTGATCCTGATGAGAAGTCCAACAGTCAGCCATCCCCAAGAAAGAAGCCCAAACTCTCCCCTGTGTCAGCAACATCCCATAACAGAGACAGTGTTTTCACCAGGCCTGCCAGCAGCagttcctctttctcttctccctGGACAAACATGTGGAGCTCTGTGAACACCCTGAGGCGGTTAGCGAACTATTCAAGCTTAATTGCAACTCACCCCCTTCAGTCCCCAAACCAATCCTCTGTAGCATACCCATTCTCCCTCTCCACCCCCCACGTGTTCCCTCTTCTCGGCTCTCATTTTCAAACCCCTGTTCACAGCTCTGTAATGGGCTACTCAGGCTTTTATCCACATTACACACAAACGCTTCACGCCAGGTCTACAGGGATGAGGAACATAATCAAGCAAGgcctgttaaaaagaaaaaaaaacagccagagAGCATTTACTGGGACCGTTCAAACCAGTGAGCAGAGGTAAGTCGAAATTCGGACATGATTTTGgaaacttcttctttttttttctttttactttcagTCATTGTCTCCCTATTTTTCCTCTCACAGTCATTTAGAATCCCCTAATTTGCTCAGTTGTTCCCTTGCGACAGCTTGTTACCTGACTCAATGCTGTTTGATAGAGCCTCCTGCACTTTCCAACTACAGCAGTTTCACCTGTTAACCCTTCCCTGTCAGtcaagtctttttcttttttgacaagTCATAATCTTTGTTTTCAGACTAATTACAGCACacaagagcaaactataatacAGTAACATAGAAGTTAATTTTCcaataaagataaatataagTTTTTAGCTTTTTGTGTTAGATTAAAACAAACCATACTTGCTGTTGTGATACTAGAAAATTGTTTTTGGGTGATTTACCTCCTACTGCACACTTGTTCCAAAGGGGAGCCCCCTAAATTTCTCCCCTCCTTTGCAGACTTCAAGGTTTTCCACCCACTGAAACCTAGTTGTTTAGACATGGACACTTTGTACCAcaagaaattgttcaaaacatgtgtgtgtctttctggaAAAATATAGCTTTTCATTATCCTGCTCCTTGTACTCTCACATTACATGAAAGTTAAATGAGCTTTTAGTCTGAACGAGCGCTATAGATACAGTATCTTGTGGTtggagatggagaggaaggAAAGGGTGTTAAAGGATGTAATCTGTGATAGCACATAATGTCGTAAAATATATGCCGACTTGCTGTATGGTTCCTCAGTGAGCTATCTCTTTGGAGCACAAATAAAAGCAGTTTCTTTCTTATTGTTAAAGGTAGAAGTAGTGTACTCTTTTACAActgttataaaaatgtattttccacAGTTACCATGAGGTACCCAAAGCCAGCAAAGAGAAAGT
This window of the Perca flavescens isolate YP-PL-M2 chromosome 6, PFLA_1.0, whole genome shotgun sequence genome carries:
- the zbtb32 gene encoding zinc finger and BTB domain-containing protein 16, which translates into the protein MIRINNTQYFHFLQQADALRRSGSLCDAIISVKSQTFRAHRLVLACASRRLAQQLAQADIDSPVHCTLEYLSPHTFQQVLDFTYTQTLEVSVHDLHLLLTAAQLLEMQPLEDQCRKQLGNLHYRAREEGKTREIICVKDEKEESAENDQKQKESPVQEEKLKEKPSPVEEASNCIVMENLSPSDPDEKSNSQPSPRKKPKLSPVSATSHNRDSVFTRPASSSSSFSSPWTNMWSSVNTLRRLANYSSLIATHPLQSPNQSSVAYPFSLSTPHVFPLLGSHFQTPVHSSVMGYSGFYPHYTQTLHARSTGMRNIIKQGLLKRKKNSQRAFTGTVQTSEQSYHEVPKASKEKVKDCKHCSTSLRVDPVLRESASTLPGDACAGCRFCERGDVVQREPQSNRPDHRSEKPYQCQHCPKKFSLKHQLDTHIRVHTGEKPFECRLCGQRSRDYSAMIKHLRTHGGATPYQCTVCLEFCNSLAAMQRHVKSHAVQDFPPDWSINNTYLYNSHM